The Carassius carassius chromosome 16, fCarCar2.1, whole genome shotgun sequence genome window below encodes:
- the LOC132159575 gene encoding hepatic and glial cell adhesion molecule-like, translating into MIRTFILLCLVGFLQAESGEVQSVRVGDPVTLNSNTFEIQLTNEIEWRFNNIRIARAIIGNAKYDKNEGFEDRLKLERNGSLTITDTRTTDTGVYKFSTIINGKDSTKTFTVTVYDPVSSIPVITSVISQCSSSPESSSSPKCVLLCSVMNVSRVNLSWYKGNSLLSSISVSDLSISLSLPLEVEYQDNNTYSCVVNNPISLQTRHGCITDLCRLCSEEDSYCESTEPVIRLVVTAVVGLAAVAAFIVLVYDIRSRRDEKERHQTQSD; encoded by the exons ATGATTcgaacatttattttgttgtgtCTGGTTG GCTTTTTACAAGCTGAATCAGGTGAAGTTCAGTCAGTACGGGTGGGTGATCCTGTCACTCTTAACTCTAACACTTTCGAAATACAGCTAACGAATGAGATCGAGTGGAGGTTTAACAACATTCGCATTGCTAGAGCGATAATCGGCAAtgctaaatatgataaaaatgagGGTTTCgaagacagactgaagctggagaGAAATGGATCTCTTACCATCACCGACACCAGAACCACGGACACCGGAGTCTATAAATTTAGTACCATTATCAACGGCAAGGACTCAACCAAGACATTCACTGTTACTGTTTATG ATCCAGTATCCAGTATTCCTGTCATTACCAGTGTCATTTCACAGTGTTCTTCATCACCAGAAAGTTCATCAAGCCCAAAATGTGTGCTGCTGTGTTCAGTGATGAACGTAAGCCGCGTGaatctctcctggtacaaaggaaacagtttattgtccagcatcagtgtgtctgatctcagcatcagtctctctcttcctctggaggtggaatatcaggataatAACACCTACAGCTGTGTAGTGAACAATCCCATCAGCCTCCAGACCAGACATGGCTGCATTACCGATCTCTGTCGTTTGTGTTCAG AGGAAGACAGCTATTGTGAAAGCACTGAACCTGTGATCCGATTGGTCGTCACTGCTGTGGTGGGTCTGGCTGCTGTGGCTGCATTCATTGTGCTGGTTTATGACATCAGATCCAGAAGAGATGAAAAAGAGAGACATCAGACCCAGAGTGATTGA